A single genomic interval of Streptomyces graminofaciens harbors:
- a CDS encoding zinc-binding dehydrogenase, whose protein sequence is MLSVVMEEFGGPEVLRVRQVEDPVPGPGQVLVEVAYASVTFVETQVRSGNGPFGRPSLPRVPGNGVGGRVLAVGPGADPALTGTVVVTTTGGVGGYAELALARADETVPVPPGLALEDAVALLADGRTALLLFKQAEIKPGERVLVEAAAGGVGSLLVQLAAGAGARVIGAARGANKAELITSLGAAFVDYSESDWLEQVGDSAGGGDLDVVFDGVGGVIGTDAAGALGSGGRISVYGMASGSDAELDMEKLGERSIRVLGLFSAPSPAETHALIGEALQLAADGKLRPIVGQTFPLSEAAAAHAAIENRSTVGKTLLVPDGRDGGAR, encoded by the coding sequence GTGCTGTCCGTGGTGATGGAGGAGTTCGGAGGACCTGAAGTCCTGCGCGTCAGGCAGGTGGAGGATCCCGTCCCCGGCCCCGGGCAGGTACTCGTCGAGGTGGCGTACGCGAGTGTCACGTTCGTCGAGACCCAGGTCCGTTCCGGCAACGGTCCTTTCGGCAGGCCTTCGTTACCCCGGGTACCGGGCAATGGCGTGGGCGGCCGTGTCCTCGCCGTCGGCCCCGGTGCGGACCCGGCCCTGACGGGCACGGTCGTGGTCACCACCACGGGCGGAGTGGGCGGATACGCCGAACTCGCCCTGGCACGGGCCGATGAGACGGTGCCGGTCCCCCCGGGCCTGGCCCTCGAGGACGCGGTCGCGCTGCTGGCCGACGGACGCACCGCACTGCTGCTGTTCAAGCAGGCGGAGATCAAGCCGGGTGAGCGTGTCCTGGTCGAGGCGGCCGCCGGCGGCGTCGGCAGTCTCCTCGTCCAGCTGGCGGCGGGCGCGGGGGCACGAGTGATCGGCGCGGCCCGAGGGGCGAACAAGGCCGAGCTGATCACCTCACTGGGCGCCGCCTTCGTGGACTACTCCGAGTCCGACTGGCTCGAGCAGGTCGGGGACTCGGCCGGCGGTGGCGATCTCGATGTCGTATTCGACGGGGTCGGCGGTGTGATCGGCACCGACGCCGCCGGGGCACTGGGTTCCGGCGGTCGGATCAGCGTGTACGGGATGGCCAGCGGCTCGGACGCCGAACTCGACATGGAGAAGCTGGGCGAGCGGTCGATCCGTGTGCTCGGGCTGTTCTCGGCGCCGAGCCCCGCCGAGACCCACGCCCTGATCGGAGAGGCGCTGCAGCTCGCGGCGGACGGGAAACTGCGGCCGATCGTGGGTCAAACCTTCCCGCTCTCCGAAGCCGCCGCGGCCCACGCGGCGATCGAGAACCGCTCCACCGTCGGCAAGACGCTGCTCGTCCCCGACGGCAGGGACGGCGGCGCCCGATGA
- a CDS encoding MFS transporter, giving the protein MSSLAPQAPERAGAREWIALAVLGVPAVLVMMNMSVLYLALPTLSADLDPSASQLLWITDIYGFMVAGSLITMGTLGDRLGHRRVLLIGAVAFTAASVFAAYSTSAGMLIAARAVQGVAAASMAPSSLSVIRNMFRDPGQRTLAITIWMMSFMGGGALGPLVGGALLQFFWWGAVFLVAVPTMALLLATGPFLMPEFRSADSGRLDLVSVAMSLLTPLAIVYGIKSLAVDGFGLTSLGFIAAGLVIGAAFVRRQRRLASPLLDLALFRIPSFAVSAGGMVVVGILLFGTSLLTSQYLQLVVGLSPLKAGLWQLPSAVTGTVVALWVSGLAARFHPAVLMSAGAAFAVLGPVMLTQANRSPGFLVAGSVLLFAGLTPFMALGTGLVVGAAPPERAGAASAISETGGELGGALGIAILGSVATAVYGGYMADHMPEGTPPDLAGSARETLAGALEAARQLPGTRGTSLAETARDAFTHSVHVHGFILIPLLVALALLTLTLRRRNQPEEADRTDQAAAPTPVTD; this is encoded by the coding sequence ATGAGTTCCCTGGCTCCCCAGGCTCCGGAGAGAGCCGGCGCCCGTGAGTGGATCGCGCTCGCCGTGCTGGGCGTTCCGGCCGTCCTGGTCATGATGAACATGTCGGTGCTCTATCTGGCGCTGCCGACCCTCAGCGCCGATCTGGACCCCAGCGCTTCCCAACTCCTGTGGATCACCGACATCTACGGGTTCATGGTCGCCGGCTCCCTGATCACCATGGGCACGCTGGGCGACCGCCTCGGACATCGGCGGGTCCTGCTGATCGGTGCCGTGGCCTTCACCGCCGCCTCGGTGTTCGCCGCGTACTCCACCAGCGCCGGCATGCTCATCGCGGCGCGCGCCGTCCAGGGCGTCGCCGCCGCGTCCATGGCGCCGTCCTCGCTCTCGGTCATCCGGAACATGTTCCGGGATCCGGGACAGCGCACGCTCGCCATCACGATCTGGATGATGAGCTTCATGGGCGGCGGGGCGCTCGGTCCCCTCGTCGGCGGTGCCCTGCTCCAGTTCTTCTGGTGGGGCGCGGTGTTCCTGGTCGCCGTACCCACCATGGCGCTGCTGCTCGCCACGGGCCCGTTCCTCATGCCCGAGTTCCGCTCCGCGGACTCCGGGCGGCTGGACCTGGTCAGTGTGGCGATGTCCCTGCTGACACCGCTCGCGATCGTATACGGGATCAAGAGCCTGGCCGTCGACGGTTTCGGGCTGACCTCCCTGGGCTTCATCGCCGCCGGGCTGGTGATCGGCGCGGCGTTCGTGCGGCGCCAGCGGCGGCTCGCCTCGCCGCTGCTCGATCTGGCCCTCTTCCGCATCCCCTCCTTCGCCGTCTCGGCCGGAGGCATGGTGGTCGTCGGCATACTGCTCTTCGGCACGAGCCTCCTCACCTCGCAGTACCTCCAACTGGTGGTCGGTCTCAGCCCCTTGAAGGCAGGCCTGTGGCAGTTGCCCAGCGCGGTGACCGGGACCGTCGTGGCGCTGTGGGTGTCCGGTCTGGCCGCCCGGTTCCATCCGGCGGTGCTCATGAGCGCGGGAGCGGCCTTCGCCGTCCTGGGGCCGGTCATGCTCACCCAGGCGAACCGGAGTCCGGGCTTCCTGGTGGCCGGATCAGTGCTGCTGTTCGCCGGTCTGACGCCGTTCATGGCCCTCGGCACCGGCCTGGTCGTGGGCGCGGCACCTCCGGAGCGCGCCGGGGCCGCATCGGCCATATCCGAGACGGGCGGGGAACTCGGCGGCGCCCTGGGCATCGCGATCCTGGGCAGTGTCGCCACCGCCGTCTACGGCGGCTACATGGCCGACCACATGCCCGAAGGAACGCCGCCCGACCTCGCCGGATCCGCCCGCGAGACGCTTGCCGGGGCGCTTGAGGCCGCCCGTCAGCTTCCCGGCACGCGAGGGACCTCGCTGGCCGAGACCGCGCGTGACGCGTTCACCCACAGCGTCCATGTGCACGGCTTCATCCTGATCCCGCTCCTCGTGGCCCTGGCGCTGCTGACACTGACGCTCCGCCGCCGCAACCAGCCGGAGGAGGCCGACCGGACCGATCAGGCAGCGGCACCCACACCGGTCACCGACTGA
- a CDS encoding DsbA family oxidoreductase: MRVEVYFDILCPWCYIGKRRLTTALANRSDAEVVWRSLELDPEGSPVAGPTAAEVIAQYQSSPQRAAARVQHIQALGAAEGLELNLHKARPVNSFDAHRLVHLAASHGLADQSLEALLHGYHTEGLDIAAPDVLVALGASAGLDPDEVRQTLAEDTFARNVRADERSAVERGIRGVPTLVVDGGPPVSAVQDPVVLDGLLESPPRV, translated from the coding sequence ATGCGAGTCGAGGTGTACTTCGACATCCTGTGCCCCTGGTGCTACATCGGGAAGCGACGACTGACCACCGCCCTCGCGAACCGGAGCGACGCCGAGGTCGTCTGGCGCAGTCTGGAACTCGACCCCGAGGGCAGCCCGGTGGCAGGTCCGACGGCGGCGGAAGTGATCGCCCAGTACCAGAGCAGCCCTCAGCGGGCAGCCGCCCGCGTGCAGCACATCCAGGCTCTCGGTGCGGCGGAGGGTCTGGAACTGAACCTCCACAAGGCGCGGCCGGTCAATTCCTTCGACGCCCATCGTCTGGTCCATCTGGCCGCCTCCCACGGTCTGGCCGACCAGTCGCTCGAAGCGCTGCTGCACGGCTATCACACCGAAGGCCTCGACATCGCCGCCCCCGATGTCCTCGTGGCGCTCGGCGCCTCGGCGGGCCTCGATCCGGACGAGGTGCGCCAGACGCTGGCCGAGGACACGTTCGCCCGGAACGTACGCGCCGACGAGCGCAGTGCCGTCGAGCGCGGGATCCGGGGCGTGCCCACCCTCGTCGTCGACGGAGGACCGCCGGTCTCCGCCGTCCAGGACCCCGTTGTCCTGGACGGTCTGCTGGAGAGCCCACCACGTGTCTGA
- a CDS encoding response regulator transcription factor, with product MRVLVVEGRDEEAKPLIDGLRRHGHDIVAVGSGAEALAEHMSVDLILLDLSLPDIDGLEVCRRIRSASETPIISFVDQATEVDRILGLQAGSDDCLDRPYVFRELMARIDAVMRRSKTQRMTAVARGGLLIDSESREVRLHGKLIEATRKEFDLLHYLASRPDVVVSRQRLMIDVWGHPSQAVLSAQASRTIDTHVSSLRGKLRDPDWIITVRGVGFRFGRN from the coding sequence ATGCGTGTCCTTGTGGTCGAGGGCCGGGACGAGGAAGCGAAGCCGCTGATAGACGGCCTCCGGCGGCACGGTCATGACATCGTCGCCGTCGGATCCGGAGCGGAAGCGCTGGCCGAGCATATGAGTGTCGATTTGATACTGCTCGACCTGAGTCTGCCTGATATCGATGGGCTCGAAGTGTGCCGACGTATACGATCCGCGAGTGAGACGCCCATCATATCCTTTGTCGACCAGGCAACCGAAGTCGATAGGATCCTAGGGCTTCAAGCGGGCTCCGACGACTGTCTCGACCGCCCTTATGTCTTTCGGGAGCTGATGGCTCGAATCGATGCCGTCATGCGAAGGAGTAAAACGCAGCGGATGACCGCCGTTGCCCGTGGCGGGCTATTGATCGACAGCGAGTCACGGGAAGTCAGACTTCACGGGAAACTTATCGAGGCGACCCGTAAGGAATTCGACCTGCTGCACTATCTCGCGAGCCGGCCCGATGTGGTGGTCTCCAGACAACGGCTGATGATCGACGTGTGGGGCCATCCGTCCCAGGCCGTACTGAGCGCGCAGGCGAGCCGGACGATCGACACGCATGTCAGCTCGCTGCGCGGCAAGTTGCGTGACCCCGACTGGATCATCACGGTGCGAGGCGTGGGCTTCCGGTTCGGGCGGAACTGA
- the hypE gene encoding hydrogenase expression/formation protein HypE has product MSDTTDLPVLDVEGWTCPAPVRDRPRVVMGHGGGGVLSAELVQQIFAPSFGGEVLAQMGDAAVLSLGGARLAFSTDSYVVRPLFFPGGSIGDLAVNGTVNDLAMSGARAAYLSCGFILEEGVELDVVTRVSQALGAAARTAGVEVATGDTKVVEAGHGDGIFINTAGIGLVPAGVDLRPQRVVPGDVVIVSGAIGVHGVAIMSVREGLEFGVEIKSDCAALGGLVDAMLAVTPDLHVLRDPTRGGLAAALNEIAVASGTGVVIRERDVPVPATVANACAILGLDPMYIANEGKLVAFVPREHADAVLEAMRAHPLGADSVIIGEAVEEHPGMVVARTGLGGTRVVDLPIGEQLPRIC; this is encoded by the coding sequence TTGTCTGACACCACCGATCTCCCCGTTCTCGACGTCGAGGGGTGGACATGCCCGGCGCCCGTGCGTGACCGCCCCCGGGTCGTCATGGGCCACGGCGGCGGCGGAGTCCTCTCCGCCGAACTGGTCCAGCAGATCTTCGCCCCCTCGTTCGGGGGCGAGGTGCTCGCCCAGATGGGTGATGCCGCCGTCCTCTCCCTGGGCGGAGCCAGGCTCGCCTTCTCCACCGACTCGTACGTGGTGCGGCCGCTGTTCTTCCCCGGCGGCAGCATCGGCGACCTCGCGGTCAACGGAACCGTCAACGACCTCGCCATGAGCGGCGCCCGCGCCGCCTACCTCTCCTGCGGATTCATCCTGGAGGAGGGCGTCGAGCTGGACGTGGTGACACGGGTGTCCCAGGCGCTGGGTGCGGCCGCTCGCACCGCCGGTGTGGAGGTGGCCACGGGTGACACCAAGGTGGTGGAGGCCGGCCACGGCGACGGGATCTTCATCAACACGGCGGGCATCGGTCTCGTCCCGGCGGGTGTCGATCTGCGTCCCCAGCGGGTCGTCCCCGGCGACGTCGTGATCGTCAGCGGTGCCATCGGTGTCCACGGGGTGGCGATCATGAGCGTGCGCGAGGGCCTGGAATTCGGCGTGGAGATCAAGAGCGACTGCGCGGCACTCGGCGGCCTCGTCGACGCCATGCTCGCCGTCACCCCTGATCTGCACGTACTGCGCGACCCCACCCGAGGCGGCCTGGCGGCCGCGCTCAACGAGATCGCGGTCGCCTCCGGGACCGGCGTCGTCATCCGCGAACGCGACGTCCCGGTCCCGGCGACCGTGGCCAATGCCTGCGCCATCCTCGGCCTGGACCCCATGTACATCGCCAACGAGGGCAAGCTGGTGGCCTTCGTCCCGCGCGAGCACGCCGACGCCGTCCTGGAGGCGATGCGAGCCCACCCTCTGGGCGCGGACTCCGTGATCATCGGCGAGGCCGTCGAGGAGCATCCCGGCATGGTCGTGGCCCGGACCGGGCTGGGGGGAACGCGGGTGGTCGATCTGCCGATCGGCGAGCAACTGCCGCGGATCTGCTGA